One Pyrus communis chromosome 4, drPyrComm1.1, whole genome shotgun sequence genomic region harbors:
- the LOC137731843 gene encoding glutamyl-tRNA(Gln) amidotransferase subunit B, chloroplastic/mitochondrial-like, translated as MASTIFRSLHTNPCLLHPTALLRRKDVILYCTMRSAQTQTAATPDKVKPQVKVAPNIQNKTLEKASKDYEAVIGIETHVQLNTLTKAFCSCPYNYGSPPNTSVCPVCMGLPGALPVLNMKVIESAIKVGLSLNCKLSFNSKFDRKQYFYPDLPKGYQISQFDVPIATGGYIDVDLPLEYGGGHRKFGITRVHMEEDAGKLLHSEGGIYFMQVDLNRAGVPLLEIVSEPDMRTGIEAAEYAAELQRLVRYLGVSNGNMQEGSLRCDVNISVRPIGHIEFGTKVEIKNLNSFSSVSRAIDYEISRQVLLHSQGEDKEIVQETRLWEEGAQKTITMRKKEGLADYRYFPEPDLPGVFLTQDYVGGIRNTLPELPETKRRRYEKMGLSMQDVLFLANDVNVAEFFDTTITKGADVKLATNWIMGDIAAYMKNEKLTINEIKLSPQELAELIASIKDGTTSGKIGKEILFELLAKGGTVKGLIEEKDLVQIVDPAEIEKMVEKVVSENPKQLEQYRGGKTKLQGYFAGQVMKLSKGKANPGLLNKILLEKLNAKS; from the exons ATGGCTTCCACGATCTTTAGAAGCCTTCATACGAACCCTTGTTTGCTCCATCCAACTGCACTACTTAGAAGAAAAGATGTCATTTTGTATTGCACAATGAGGAGTGCACAAACCCAGACAGCCGCTACACCAGATAAGGTTAAGCCACAAGTGAAAGTAGCACCGAATATTCAGAACAAAACACTCGAGAAAGCCTCAAAGGACTATGAAGCAGTCATAGGTATAGAAACTCATGTCCAGCTCAACACTCTTACCAAGGCCTTTTGTAGTTGCCCGTATAATTATGGCTCTCCACCGAACACTAGCGTCTGCCCCGTATGCATGGGTCTGCCTGGTGCTTTACCCGTTTTGAACATGAAGGTCATTGAATCTGCAATTAAAGTCGGGCTTTCACTCAATTGCAAATTGTCATTCAACTCAAAGTTTGATAGGAAACAGTACTTTTACCCGGACCTTCCGAAGGGTTACCAAATATCACAGTTTGATGTTCCAATTGCCACTGGTGGCTACATTGATGTGGATCTTCCTTTGGAGTATGGTGGCGGGCATAGGAAATTCGGCATTACAAGAGTTCACATGGAAGAGGATGCAGGGAAGCTGCTTCATTCAGAAGGTGGAA TTTATTTCATGCAGGTTGATTTAAACAGAGCCGGGGTGCCCTTGCTTGAGATTGTTTCTGAACCTGATATGAGAACTGGTATTGAAGCTGCAGAATATGCTGCAGAATTACAGAGGTTGGTTCGGTACTTGGGAGTGAGTAATGGGAATATGCAAGAAGGTTCACTTCGTTGTGATGTGAATATCTCTGTTCGACCAATTGGGCACATAGAGTTTGGGACAAAG GTGgagataaaaaatttgaattcatttTCCTCTGTGAGCAGGGCAATAGATTATGAAATCTCCAGGCAGGTGCTTCTTCATAGTCAAGGCGAGGACAAAGAAATTGTACAGGAAACTCGTCTATGGGAAGAAGGAGCTCAG aAAACAATTAcaatgagaaagaaagaaggactTGCTGATTACCGATATTTCCCAGAACCAGACCTTCCAGGAGTTTTCCTCACCCAAGACTATGTTGGTGGTATTCGTAATACATTGCCTGAACTTCCAGAAACGAAGCGTCGGAGATATGAAAAGATGGGTCTGAGTATGCAGGATGTTCTTTTTCTGGCCAACGACGTAAAC GTTGCAGAGTTTTTTGATACTACTATTACAAAGGGTGCTGATGTGAAGCTAGCTACCAACTGGATAATGGGTGATATTGCTGCCtacatgaaaaatgaaaaattgacCATCAATGAGATTAAGCTTAGCCCCCAAGAGTTGGCTGAGTTAATAGCTTCCATAAAAGATGGGACTACTAGTGGGAAAATAGGAAAAGAG ATACTGTTTGAGCTTCTAGCCAAGGGTGGTACTGTTAAGGGACTGATTGAAGAAAAAGATTTAGTACAG ATAGTAGATCCTGCTGAGATTGAAAAAATGGTAGAAAAGGTGGTGTCGGAGAATCCAAAGCAGCTGGAACAATATCGTGGTGGAAAAACTAAACTGCAAGGTTATTTTGCTGGGCAG GTAATGAAGCTATCAAAAGGAAAAGCAAATCCAGGACTCCTAAACAAGATCCTTTTAGAGAAATTAAACGCCAAAAGCTGA
- the LOC137732772 gene encoding F-box/kelch-repeat protein KIB1-like, whose translation MFGKVYHRRHIERRTTSPNWSDLRSEILELIMKNLSFLDMLRFKSVCSSWNQAMKCYYATSFPQTSPWLMLPSDQENVHNDISTRCFYSLKEDEVYTVKNVLQECHDDWCVGSSHGWLVIMDNNAVPHLLNPVSRRRIQLPKIWSLQNCTSNPDSIEQLRMTFICKAVLSSDPSCNGNFVVVIIYGVLSSKLGFCKYGEEGSRWRGLEGVHGEYCDVIFHKEKLYALAGDGSVEVWRDFNNSSTPIKTMNLHQPYLELENVNHIIRDFSKDKYSTQTYLVESLGEILSVGRVIGNFVNHEGTAILEGDLDEYGYFCPYRTLQFYVLKLNFTASKWEKVESLRGRALFLGGNQSMSLSTPDFLECEENSIYFTDDRWDEINFNAGSVDDNRYGGHDVGIYNIGNKVVKPIYQFEKWRVDPPPFWIVPNPW comes from the coding sequence ATGTTCGGAAAAGTATACCACCGTCGCCACATAGAGAGACGAACAACATCGCCAAATTGGTCTGACCTCCGATCTGAAATATTAGAGTTAAtaatgaaaaatctctccttccTTGACATGCTTCGATTTAAATCCGTTTGTTCTTCTTGGAATCAAGCCATGAAATGTTATTATGCCACATCGTTTCCGCAAACTTCTCCATGGCTAATGCTCCCTAGTGATCAAGAAAACGTTCATAACGATATTAGCACTCGTTGTTTCTACAGCCTTAAAGAAGATGAAGTTTACACTGTCAAGAACGTGTTACAAGAATGTCATGATGATTGGTGTGTTGGTTCATCACACGGTTGGCTGGTGATCATGGACAACAACGCAGTCCCACATCTTCTCAATCCCGTTTCACGGCGTAGAATTCAACTCCCAAAAATTTGGTCTCTGCAAAATTGCACCAGCAATCCTGACAGCATTGAACAATTGCGCATGACTTTTATTTGCAAAGCTGTTCTCTCCTCCGACCCTTCTTGCAACGGCAACTTTGTCGTTGTGATAATTTATGGTGTGTTATCTTCAAAACTTGGATTTTGTAAGTACGGGGAGGAGGGCAGCAGATGGAGAGGCTTAGAAGGTGTGCATGGAGAATATTGTGATGTTATTTTTCACAAGGAGAAGTTGTATGCATTGGCGGGGGATGGCTCGGTCGAAGTGTGGAGGGACTTCAACAACTCCTCTACTCCCATCAAAACTATGAATCTTCATCAACCATATTTAGAGCTAGAAAACGTAAATCATATAATTAGGGACTTTTCCAAGGACAAATATTCTACTCAGACTTACTTGGTGGAGTCTTTGGGTGAGATATTGTCCGTGGGGCGAGTTATCGGCAACTTTGTCAACCATGAGGGCACGGCTATTCTTGAGGGGGATCTAGATGAGTATGGTTACTTCTGTCCCTACAGAACATTGCAGTTTTATGTCCTCAAGTTGAATTTCACAGCCAGTAAGTGGGAGAAAGTTGAATCTTTGCGCGGTCGAGCTTTATTTCTGGGCGGGAATCAATCAATGTCATTATCGACTCCCGATTTTCTAGAATGCGAAGAAAACTCAATTTACTTCACGGACGATCGATGGGACGAGATCAATTTCAACGCCGGCAGTGTTGACGACAATCGTTATGGTGGTCATGATGTAGGAATATACAACATCGGCAACAAAGTTGTGAAGCCAATTTACCAATTTGAGAAGTGGAGAGTTGATCCACCACCCTTTTGGATAGTTCCTAACCCATGGTGA